A part of Tessaracoccus timonensis genomic DNA contains:
- a CDS encoding type II toxin-antitoxin system Phd/YefM family antitoxin, translating into MQISASQARRELLHLIQRVNEDRRAIEIVSPRGNVMLVGAKEYAVWQETAHLFRSPANARRLLDAYQRASTSQDGARR; encoded by the coding sequence ATGCAGATCAGTGCGAGCCAAGCCCGTCGGGAACTGCTACATCTGATTCAACGCGTCAATGAGGACCGTCGAGCGATAGAAATTGTCTCGCCTCGTGGGAATGTCATGTTGGTGGGTGCAAAGGAATACGCAGTCTGGCAGGAGACAGCACACTTGTTTCGTTCGCCAGCGAACGCTCGACGCCTCCTGGACGCGTATCAGCGCGCTTCCACATCACAAGACGGAGCTCGTCGCTAG
- a CDS encoding class I SAM-dependent RNA methyltransferase, protein MTETRADVVLGDVAHGGWCVARIDGKVTFVSGGLPGERVDVEITERGKRFDRAHVARVLDAHDERVPAPCPVAGICGGCDWQHASPALQLELKRRVVAEQLQRLAGLEWNGKVQAVAPLMGWRTRMQYSGTRDGLGLRARRSHDVVALPDGGCRIAASPAPAVLGERVEVVDAASGRVVLVDGQVVEGAPSVQEHAAGRDYTVDADGFWQIHPQAANTLVKAVLDGLEPKTGESAVDLYCGVGLFAGALAGAGCDVLGVEINKRAVMHARRNVPEARFEAAAVDRFLQRLPKRADLVVMDPPRKGAGKRAVQQVASMQPRRVAYVACDPSALARDLSYFADEGYAPQRIDAFDLFPQTHHVECVAVLVPA, encoded by the coding sequence GTGACCGAGACCCGAGCCGACGTGGTGCTGGGTGACGTAGCGCACGGAGGATGGTGTGTGGCAAGGATTGACGGCAAGGTGACGTTCGTCTCCGGCGGGCTGCCAGGAGAGCGCGTGGATGTGGAAATCACCGAGCGCGGCAAACGCTTCGACAGAGCTCATGTCGCACGGGTGCTCGATGCCCACGACGAGCGCGTGCCCGCGCCGTGCCCCGTTGCGGGAATCTGCGGCGGGTGCGATTGGCAACACGCGAGCCCGGCGTTACAGCTGGAACTCAAACGACGTGTGGTTGCGGAGCAGCTGCAGCGCCTAGCTGGGTTGGAATGGAACGGAAAGGTACAGGCTGTCGCGCCGCTCATGGGCTGGCGTACCCGAATGCAGTATTCCGGCACGCGTGATGGCCTCGGGCTGCGTGCCCGACGCAGCCACGACGTTGTTGCACTTCCCGACGGTGGGTGCCGCATCGCTGCATCGCCGGCGCCGGCGGTGCTGGGGGAGCGTGTCGAGGTCGTCGACGCCGCGTCTGGCCGGGTGGTGCTCGTCGACGGGCAGGTCGTGGAAGGTGCACCGTCGGTGCAGGAGCATGCGGCGGGCCGAGACTACACAGTCGATGCTGATGGGTTCTGGCAGATTCACCCCCAGGCGGCGAACACGCTCGTCAAGGCGGTGTTGGATGGGTTGGAGCCGAAGACGGGGGAGAGTGCCGTCGATCTGTATTGCGGCGTCGGGCTGTTCGCGGGTGCCCTTGCCGGAGCGGGCTGTGACGTGTTGGGAGTGGAGATCAACAAGCGCGCAGTGATGCACGCCCGCCGCAACGTGCCGGAAGCCCGCTTCGAGGCGGCCGCCGTCGACCGCTTCTTACAACGCCTCCCTAAGCGCGCCGACCTCGTCGTGATGGACCCGCCGCGCAAGGGCGCAGGAAAGCGGGCCGTGCAGCAGGTGGCGTCGATGCAGCCGCGACGGGTGGCCTACGTGGCCTGCGACCCGTCGGCCCTGGCGCGAGACCTGAGCTATTTCGCCGACGAAGGCTACGCGCCGCAGCGGATCGACGCTTTCGACCTCTTCCCACAAACCCACCACGTGGAATGCGTCGCGGTGCTCGTGCCCGCTTGA
- a CDS encoding TrkA family potassium uptake protein gives MHIVIMGCGRTGAMLARGLEKRGHSLAVIDVEEEAFGRLGPQFKGQTVKGVGFDRQVLETAGIRNAGGFAAVSSGDNSNILAARVVKEIYHVENVVARIYDQGRAQVYERLGIPTVAPVRWSTGMVMRRLLPEGSEPVWRDPSGQVRMLQVHVHPGWVNRRISDLSAAGGCIIPVITRLGTGIVPTAQTVFQDGDLVFACCEVEQTSAMEMVLGNPPKGATR, from the coding sequence ATGCACATCGTGATTATGGGCTGCGGGCGCACAGGCGCCATGCTCGCCCGGGGCCTCGAAAAGCGAGGTCACTCACTCGCCGTCATTGACGTCGAAGAAGAGGCCTTCGGGCGTCTCGGTCCCCAGTTCAAGGGGCAGACGGTGAAAGGGGTCGGCTTCGACCGCCAGGTGCTCGAGACCGCCGGCATTCGTAACGCCGGTGGGTTCGCAGCGGTCTCCAGCGGCGACAACTCCAACATTCTCGCTGCCCGAGTGGTGAAAGAGATCTACCACGTCGAAAACGTGGTGGCACGCATCTACGACCAGGGCAGAGCTCAGGTCTACGAGCGCCTTGGCATCCCGACGGTCGCCCCAGTCCGGTGGAGCACCGGCATGGTGATGCGGCGTCTCCTGCCGGAAGGCTCCGAGCCCGTATGGCGTGACCCGTCGGGACAGGTGCGCATGCTGCAGGTGCATGTACACCCAGGCTGGGTGAATCGTCGGATCTCTGATTTGTCCGCAGCAGGCGGCTGCATCATTCCGGTGATCACGCGGCTGGGAACTGGCATCGTGCCGACCGCGCAGACGGTATTCCAGGACGGCGACTTGGTGTTCGCCTGCTGCGAAGTGGAACAAACCTCGGCGATGGAAATGGTGCTCGGCAATCCTCCGAAGGGAGCCACTCGATGA
- a CDS encoding TrkA family potassium uptake protein: MKVSIAGAGQVGRSIARELLANGHQVTLLERDGKALKQDTVLGATWLHADACEMESLEEAELDTFDVAIAATGDDKVNLVHALLAKTEFSVPRTVARVNHPGNEWLFDEHWGVDAAVSTPRLMAALVEEAVGAGNLVRIFSFKDDDTHLSEVTITEDSGLVGRAIGELAIPDEVAVVALVRKSKAQPPKIDERLQLGDKLFFLTPEHAETDLEEQFAAEEPSVTLDVQALSGNTENSGL; this comes from the coding sequence ATGAAGGTATCGATCGCTGGCGCGGGCCAGGTGGGACGCTCCATCGCCCGTGAGCTGCTCGCCAACGGCCACCAGGTCACCCTCCTCGAACGCGACGGCAAGGCGCTCAAGCAGGACACGGTGCTGGGTGCGACATGGCTTCACGCTGACGCGTGCGAGATGGAAAGCCTCGAGGAGGCCGAACTCGACACCTTCGACGTGGCCATCGCTGCCACCGGCGACGACAAGGTCAACCTCGTCCACGCGCTGCTGGCGAAAACCGAGTTCAGTGTGCCACGCACCGTCGCGAGAGTGAACCACCCGGGCAACGAGTGGCTCTTCGACGAGCACTGGGGCGTCGACGCCGCCGTGTCCACCCCGCGGCTCATGGCCGCACTCGTGGAAGAGGCCGTCGGCGCCGGCAACCTCGTGCGCATCTTCAGCTTCAAAGACGACGACACGCACCTGTCTGAGGTCACGATCACCGAAGATTCCGGCCTCGTCGGACGCGCGATTGGTGAACTGGCGATCCCCGATGAGGTGGCCGTGGTGGCGTTAGTTCGCAAGTCGAAGGCACAGCCACCGAAGATCGACGAACGCCTACAGCTGGGTGACAAGCTCTTCTTCCTCACCCCCGAGCACGCAGAAACCGATCTTGAGGAACAGTTTGCCGCCGAGGAGCCGAGCGTCACGCTCGACGTTCAGGCGTTGTCTGGCAACACGGAGAATTCTGGGTTGTAA
- a CDS encoding DNA-binding protein: MPNSLGTRLKRWFLAEPERTPRRDASECTRIADCRPRERVEIGGTITQHGVNLEYGWFEAELTDSTGSALLIWMGRQRVGCLHDGAVVTARGRLAKLDDQLVLYNPEFSVLPDNA, encoded by the coding sequence GTGCCGAACTCGCTTGGGACTCGGCTGAAACGCTGGTTCTTGGCGGAACCTGAGCGCACCCCACGTCGCGATGCGTCGGAGTGCACCCGGATCGCTGATTGCCGACCACGCGAACGCGTAGAGATCGGCGGCACCATCACCCAGCACGGCGTCAACCTAGAGTACGGCTGGTTTGAGGCTGAGCTCACGGATTCGACGGGCAGCGCCCTGCTGATTTGGATGGGGCGACAGCGTGTTGGCTGCCTCCACGATGGGGCAGTGGTGACGGCGCGTGGGCGCCTCGCGAAGCTCGACGACCAGTTGGTGCTTTACAACCCAGAATTCTCCGTGTTGCCAGACAACGCCTGA
- a CDS encoding DUF3710 domain-containing protein, whose amino-acid sequence MIFGRKKRQSAQKAEERVDEIEEELPADDDAHTEPEPADDETKARQAMEQHEAQWLAWDDEFDREDGPFDIDEVDLHADDVKRLDLGCIVVTPFPGMKMQISVNNQQVPQAIIVQDEHSAIEVALFGAPLRSAYVPEIRRELIAAASQQQGTRISMSKGPFGTEVRRAVPVQTQDGRQGVQITRTWLAEGPSWVLRGVVFGQAATEPENEDATITLEEFFANLVVRRGEQPIAPGTVIPFTLPEIADADEAQSEE is encoded by the coding sequence GTGATTTTTGGACGCAAGAAGCGCCAGAGTGCCCAAAAGGCCGAGGAGCGCGTCGACGAGATCGAGGAAGAACTTCCCGCAGACGACGACGCACACACCGAGCCCGAACCCGCGGATGATGAGACCAAGGCCCGCCAGGCTATGGAGCAGCACGAAGCGCAATGGCTCGCGTGGGACGACGAGTTCGACCGCGAGGACGGCCCCTTTGACATCGACGAGGTCGACCTCCACGCAGACGACGTCAAGCGTCTCGACCTGGGCTGCATCGTTGTGACCCCATTCCCCGGGATGAAGATGCAAATCTCGGTCAACAATCAGCAGGTGCCGCAGGCGATCATCGTGCAAGATGAGCATTCCGCCATCGAGGTTGCCCTATTCGGCGCGCCCCTGCGCAGCGCCTACGTGCCAGAGATTCGTCGGGAGCTCATCGCGGCTGCCAGCCAACAGCAGGGCACTCGAATCTCCATGTCGAAGGGCCCATTCGGCACTGAAGTCAGGCGCGCCGTGCCTGTCCAGACGCAAGACGGCCGCCAAGGGGTACAGATTACGCGCACCTGGCTGGCGGAGGGCCCGTCGTGGGTGCTCCGCGGCGTCGTGTTTGGTCAGGCGGCCACCGAGCCGGAGAATGAGGACGCCACCATCACCTTGGAAGAGTTCTTTGCCAACCTCGTCGTGCGCCGTGGGGAACAACCCATCGCTCCTGGGACGGTGATTCCGTTCACGCTGCCGGAGATTGCCGACGCTGATGAAGCTCAGTCGGAGGAGTAG
- the dut gene encoding dUTP diphosphatase, whose protein sequence is MDIPVVGPAPTYAHPGDAGADLRAKEDARLPPGERRLVGTGVRIALPEGTVGMVTPRSGLAAKVGLSIVNAPGIIDAGYRGEIKVCLVNLDRHDDIQIRRGERIAQLVIVPFVTANFVEVHELDATERGVGGYGSSGGSQLLSGA, encoded by the coding sequence ATGGACATTCCTGTTGTTGGCCCAGCCCCCACGTACGCCCATCCTGGCGATGCAGGTGCAGACTTGCGAGCCAAAGAGGATGCGCGCCTGCCCCCGGGCGAGCGGCGGCTGGTGGGCACCGGCGTGCGAATCGCGCTGCCGGAAGGCACCGTCGGCATGGTGACGCCTCGCTCCGGGCTGGCTGCGAAGGTGGGGCTCAGCATCGTGAACGCTCCGGGCATCATTGACGCGGGATACCGGGGGGAGATTAAGGTATGCCTGGTGAACTTGGATCGTCACGACGACATTCAGATCAGACGAGGTGAGCGCATCGCACAACTGGTGATTGTTCCGTTTGTGACGGCAAATTTCGTCGAAGTGCACGAACTGGATGCCACGGAGCGCGGTGTCGGTGGCTATGGTTCTAGTGGTGGAAGCCAACTGTTGAGTGGAGCGTAA
- a CDS encoding DUF3093 domain-containing protein: MTYQERLRAPWLWWLLGVGLVASVILAVFVFVDLWLVITLAVLSTLVVVLGILGFSLDIKVDEGGLAVGRCRLEAPYIAGAEVVDGDVRADTDERSFMLTRPYVQQKVRVLIDDPADPHQAWLISTRRPAELVSAVEAVKEL, encoded by the coding sequence GTGACCTACCAAGAACGTCTCCGTGCCCCCTGGCTGTGGTGGCTTCTCGGCGTGGGCCTCGTCGCATCTGTCATCCTGGCGGTGTTCGTCTTCGTTGACCTCTGGCTGGTCATCACGCTCGCAGTGTTGTCGACGCTTGTGGTGGTGCTTGGGATTCTCGGCTTCTCGCTGGATATCAAGGTCGACGAGGGCGGGCTCGCTGTTGGACGGTGTCGCCTCGAGGCGCCGTACATCGCTGGAGCTGAGGTCGTCGACGGGGATGTGCGCGCTGACACCGACGAGCGCAGCTTCATGCTGACTAGGCCGTATGTGCAGCAGAAGGTGCGAGTGTTGATTGATGATCCGGCAGATCCGCACCAAGCGTGGCTCATCTCCACCCGTCGCCCCGCCGAGCTCGTCTCCGCGGTCGAGGCTGTGAAGGAGCTCTGA
- a CDS encoding DUF4235 domain-containing protein — protein MKLTEKVIWNVYSGILGALATFIAQKLITMAWQASTGEEPPDPNDPETPGFQAIVWAAASGIGVGVTQIMMNRFVQRRWWSNTGHGAPGDRRNLLDAAAKRKNKKKK, from the coding sequence ATGAAGCTGACCGAAAAGGTAATTTGGAATGTCTACTCGGGCATTCTTGGCGCGCTCGCCACATTCATTGCGCAGAAACTGATCACGATGGCCTGGCAGGCGTCCACTGGCGAAGAGCCGCCGGACCCGAACGACCCCGAGACCCCTGGATTTCAGGCAATTGTCTGGGCTGCAGCGAGCGGAATCGGCGTCGGCGTGACACAGATCATGATGAACCGCTTCGTACAGCGCCGCTGGTGGTCAAACACTGGCCACGGCGCCCCTGGCGATCGACGCAACCTGCTCGACGCCGCGGCAAAGCGGAAGAACAAAAAGAAGAAGTAA
- a CDS encoding DUF4193 domain-containing protein, whose translation MATDYDAPRKTDEEMQEDSLEELKSRRNDQNSGKVDEDEVEAAESFELPGADLSHEELTVRVLPRQQDEFTCASCYLVKSRSQLAETRGEEQFCVDCV comes from the coding sequence ATGGCAACGGATTACGATGCTCCTCGCAAGACGGATGAGGAGATGCAGGAAGACTCCCTCGAGGAGTTGAAGTCTCGTCGCAACGACCAGAACTCCGGCAAAGTCGACGAAGATGAGGTTGAGGCGGCCGAGTCGTTCGAGCTGCCCGGCGCGGACCTTTCGCACGAGGAACTGACGGTTCGGGTGCTGCCTCGTCAGCAGGATGAGTTCACCTGCGCGTCCTGCTATCTCGTGAAATCGCGCAGCCAGCTGGCAGAAACCCGGGGCGAAGAACAGTTCTGCGTCGACTGTGTCTGA
- the sepH gene encoding septation protein SepH, protein MNSALSPREIQARIRGGESVGDVARDAGVDVSDIEGFAGPVLAEREFMVANALKSTIRRRGEQSHRRLGELVSERLQQRGLDADAIVWDAWRQEDLRWRVVGILGDDAGTRTAEFLFDHKRRFSVADNADARWIIGEQLPDAGGQDENTVDFNDELALLRATREEAQQAPASPGDDVPVADAMHDGHEDTSSLDELYDMLSGISEDSVRIYTGLSELDAIEEQSEAAAEEELRAENETSVEDAPPVEEEGVASSEAPSNEEPADPQPKVSEPVQDSLVDDPEGEAPKPKEKKPRKRRGRAHVPSWDEIMFGGPRI, encoded by the coding sequence ATGAACAGTGCACTGTCCCCCCGCGAGATCCAGGCCCGCATTCGCGGTGGAGAATCCGTCGGCGACGTCGCGCGCGATGCCGGGGTGGATGTCTCCGATATCGAGGGTTTTGCGGGTCCCGTTCTCGCCGAACGGGAATTCATGGTCGCCAACGCCTTGAAATCCACCATTCGCCGCCGCGGAGAGCAGTCCCATCGCCGCCTAGGCGAGCTGGTGAGTGAACGCCTCCAGCAGCGAGGGCTCGATGCTGACGCCATCGTGTGGGATGCATGGCGCCAGGAAGATCTGCGCTGGCGGGTCGTCGGCATTCTCGGCGACGACGCTGGCACCCGCACCGCGGAGTTCCTCTTCGACCACAAGCGCCGCTTCAGCGTCGCAGATAATGCTGATGCGCGTTGGATAATCGGCGAACAGCTGCCCGACGCGGGAGGCCAAGACGAGAACACCGTCGATTTCAACGACGAGCTGGCCCTGCTTCGCGCCACCCGTGAGGAAGCGCAGCAGGCACCCGCATCCCCTGGCGACGACGTCCCGGTTGCTGATGCGATGCACGATGGCCATGAAGACACGTCCTCACTCGATGAGCTCTACGACATGCTGAGCGGCATCTCCGAAGATTCAGTGCGCATCTACACCGGATTGAGCGAGCTCGACGCTATCGAGGAGCAGTCCGAAGCCGCCGCCGAGGAAGAACTTCGCGCCGAGAACGAGACCTCCGTCGAGGATGCACCACCCGTTGAAGAGGAAGGGGTCGCCTCCTCGGAGGCCCCGTCGAACGAGGAGCCTGCTGATCCGCAGCCGAAGGTCTCAGAGCCGGTGCAAGATTCGCTGGTAGATGATCCGGAGGGCGAGGCTCCGAAGCCCAAGGAGAAGAAGCCTCGCAAGCGCCGTGGGCGCGCCCATGTGCCCAGTTGGGATGAGATCATGTTTGGCGGTCCGCGGATCTAG
- a CDS encoding thymidine kinase produces MAELVFHTGPMDCGKSTLALQMDFTQSQHGRQGRLFTRQDRSGRPAVTSRLGLSSEALEVDDEFNFWTFVIRELTHAKRVDYLICDEAQFYTAEQIDELARIVDELQIDVYAFGILADFRTRLFPGSQRLVELADRMETLPLGPLCWCGSKGTHNARTVDGKMVTEGSQVEVGDTADGGEQTIRYEVLCRLHHRRKVTKAMAQATLSPDPLPFDNDAWT; encoded by the coding sequence GTGGCTGAGCTCGTGTTCCACACCGGTCCGATGGATTGCGGCAAGTCGACGCTCGCGCTGCAAATGGATTTCACACAGTCGCAGCACGGCCGCCAGGGCAGGCTCTTCACCCGGCAAGACCGCTCCGGCAGACCTGCAGTCACGTCGAGGCTTGGGCTATCGTCGGAGGCACTCGAGGTGGACGACGAGTTCAACTTCTGGACCTTCGTGATCCGGGAGCTCACGCACGCCAAACGCGTCGACTACCTCATCTGTGACGAAGCCCAGTTCTACACGGCCGAGCAAATCGACGAGCTTGCGCGCATCGTCGACGAATTGCAGATTGATGTGTACGCGTTCGGCATTCTGGCGGATTTCCGCACTCGGCTATTTCCTGGGTCACAGCGCTTGGTGGAGCTCGCGGACCGGATGGAGACGCTGCCACTGGGGCCCCTGTGCTGGTGCGGTAGCAAGGGCACCCACAATGCCCGCACCGTCGACGGAAAGATGGTGACGGAAGGCTCACAGGTTGAGGTCGGCGATACCGCAGACGGGGGAGAGCAGACAATTCGATACGAGGTGCTGTGCAGGCTGCACCACCGTCGCAAGGTGACGAAAGCGATGGCGCAAGCCACGCTGTCTCCCGACCCGCTGCCGTTCGACAACGACGCCTGGACGTAA
- a CDS encoding glycosyltransferase codes for MKPLRIALLLDDFFPASGGIARSVQTQIEALTELGHDVTLLAPAKYLSVPEQCRTIACKSHHIDGLPAHLNVLHSSRWAARKIRQKFDVVHSQTERGAVVLGARIARNQGVPHVHTFHANIAGTHATLPFSAMWGSLSYEFLVTRVLAMASGRSPRFYPSLPPATPEPDNNNYFSRLDWRSLGWIAAHVDEVTSPAAYMLTNIENAVGQPIGGVQIPNACRKAKIKPVPAAQTDRGDVSVRFLSVGRLSREKRLDVLVKAFNHARIPGAELVFVGDGDQRSRLERLAGPGVSFRGQLNSRADIAKEYAEADALVLASYRFDVQAMVLLEAGLAGLPVLYCDDRLTIGVSPESSLLVRPDAVSLAEGMRRLAEPDTRSALRANVARVVEGLTPESMAERYVEVYRTAIERGRRGG; via the coding sequence ATGAAGCCCCTGCGAATTGCCCTGCTCCTCGACGACTTCTTCCCAGCGTCGGGCGGCATCGCACGCTCGGTGCAAACCCAGATCGAGGCCCTCACCGAACTGGGCCACGACGTCACCTTGTTGGCCCCCGCCAAGTACCTGAGCGTTCCTGAACAATGCCGCACGATCGCGTGCAAGTCGCACCATATCGACGGGCTTCCCGCGCATCTGAACGTGCTGCACTCGTCTCGCTGGGCAGCACGCAAGATCCGGCAGAAGTTCGACGTCGTGCATTCCCAAACCGAACGCGGAGCCGTGGTGCTTGGCGCCCGGATCGCCCGTAATCAGGGCGTGCCTCACGTGCACACCTTCCACGCCAACATCGCCGGCACCCACGCCACGCTGCCGTTCTCCGCGATGTGGGGATCATTGAGCTACGAGTTTCTGGTGACGCGAGTGCTGGCCATGGCGTCGGGGCGCTCGCCGAGGTTCTACCCGTCGCTGCCACCGGCCACCCCGGAACCCGACAACAACAACTACTTCTCGCGGCTTGACTGGCGCTCGCTCGGATGGATCGCCGCGCACGTCGACGAGGTGACGAGCCCCGCCGCGTACATGCTCACCAACATTGAGAACGCCGTCGGGCAGCCCATTGGCGGAGTGCAGATTCCGAATGCCTGTCGCAAAGCCAAGATCAAACCCGTGCCGGCCGCTCAGACGGATCGCGGCGACGTGAGCGTGCGGTTCTTGAGCGTCGGGCGGCTATCACGGGAGAAGCGCCTCGACGTGCTGGTGAAAGCCTTCAATCACGCGCGCATCCCCGGGGCCGAACTCGTGTTCGTGGGCGACGGCGACCAGCGCAGTCGGCTTGAGCGCTTGGCCGGGCCAGGCGTGAGTTTCCGTGGACAGCTGAACAGCCGAGCCGACATCGCCAAGGAGTATGCCGAAGCCGACGCGCTTGTACTTGCGTCGTATCGCTTCGACGTGCAGGCCATGGTGTTGCTCGAAGCCGGGCTCGCAGGCCTGCCCGTGCTGTACTGCGACGACCGGCTGACCATCGGCGTGAGCCCCGAATCAAGCTTGCTGGTACGCCCCGACGCGGTCTCGCTCGCTGAGGGAATGCGCCGCTTGGCAGAACCGGACACCCGCTCGGCGCTGCGCGCGAACGTGGCCCGCGTGGTGGAAGGCCTCACGCCGGAGTCGATGGCGGAACGCTACGTCGAGGTGTATCGCACGGCAATCGAACGAGGGAGACGCGGTGGCTGA
- a CDS encoding alkaline phosphatase family protein produces MTDDFVLPRYDAGALCNVLPSVAARLKGESPIIDVPRASKYVIVMIDGLGLDVMHQWGDHAERLLSLHEQVLTCSVPSTTACSLTSLGTGRPPGRHGVVGYTFYDPQVDAVVNALTWEHGQADVELFRQEPTIFQELAQRGTASAAVTLGRFDGSALTQLAFGGTALHPRPEDESDVDGTVALVEQALASHDVVYCYQRLLDHAGHAAGPGSWQWLQELETVDDLVAGVVSLADDDVCVLVTGDHGMITVPPHRRVVAEQEPCLEGFHTIAGEGRFRQLYTDEPQRLADAWQEFLGERAHVVLREEAIASGWFGSHVTPTTRERIGDVLVAMRDDWAVMSTRFPDEFSLVGMHGSLTHAEMVVPLLSRGGTR; encoded by the coding sequence GTGACCGACGACTTCGTGCTTCCCCGCTATGACGCTGGCGCGCTGTGCAACGTGCTGCCGAGCGTCGCCGCTCGCCTGAAGGGCGAATCTCCGATCATCGACGTGCCACGCGCAAGCAAGTACGTCATCGTGATGATCGACGGGCTCGGGTTGGACGTCATGCACCAATGGGGTGACCACGCGGAGCGCTTGCTGTCTCTCCACGAGCAGGTGCTCACGTGCTCTGTGCCATCCACGACGGCTTGTTCCCTCACGAGCCTCGGCACCGGACGCCCTCCCGGCAGGCACGGCGTCGTCGGATACACCTTCTACGATCCGCAGGTCGATGCGGTGGTGAACGCGCTCACCTGGGAACACGGGCAAGCAGATGTGGAGCTCTTCCGGCAGGAACCCACGATATTTCAGGAACTCGCCCAGCGAGGCACAGCCAGCGCAGCAGTGACGCTCGGGCGCTTCGACGGCAGCGCGCTCACCCAGTTGGCCTTTGGTGGCACGGCGCTGCACCCCAGGCCGGAGGACGAATCCGACGTGGACGGCACCGTCGCACTCGTGGAACAGGCGCTGGCTAGCCACGATGTCGTGTACTGCTACCAGCGGCTGCTGGACCACGCTGGGCACGCCGCAGGGCCAGGATCATGGCAATGGTTGCAGGAGCTCGAGACCGTCGACGATCTCGTCGCGGGCGTTGTGTCTCTGGCCGACGATGACGTGTGCGTGCTTGTGACTGGCGACCACGGCATGATCACCGTCCCGCCGCACCGCAGAGTCGTCGCTGAGCAGGAGCCGTGCCTGGAAGGCTTTCATACGATCGCCGGCGAAGGGCGCTTCCGCCAGCTCTATACCGACGAGCCCCAACGCTTGGCGGACGCCTGGCAGGAATTCCTGGGGGAGCGGGCGCACGTGGTGCTGCGTGAGGAAGCCATCGCTTCTGGATGGTTCGGTTCTCACGTCACTCCCACCACTCGCGAACGCATTGGTGACGTCCTCGTCGCCATGCGAGACGATTGGGCCGTGATGAGTACCCGATTCCCCGACGAGTTCAGCTTGGTCGGTATGCATGGCTCACTCACGCACGCCGAAATGGTGGTGCCGCTGTTGTCACGAGGAGGAACACGATGA
- a CDS encoding DUF5998 family protein, which translates to MRPTYCLAHAGVEGAYDGAVSFSPDPIATLPDRLLVEVADCGFYPTIISRAVAGAVGDRRVIAHLVHHEATFAGSEAHRHLTVLALVDAAFIICHADEGEFGRAIVSTEVVKLSAIDSVVCTQSIADPASPRPDLAEAWLTVIWGATRRIDVGPAACDNPTCDADHGYTGVNAADDYVVRMSRDADGIASMQKLVEFGSLLQAAVR; encoded by the coding sequence ATGCGTCCAACCTACTGCCTGGCGCACGCTGGCGTCGAAGGTGCCTATGATGGGGCGGTGAGTTTCAGCCCCGATCCCATCGCCACGCTGCCGGACCGTCTCCTTGTGGAGGTGGCAGATTGCGGCTTCTACCCAACTATCATTTCCCGGGCTGTCGCTGGTGCTGTGGGTGATCGTCGGGTGATCGCGCATCTGGTGCACCACGAGGCAACGTTCGCGGGCAGTGAGGCCCACCGCCACCTCACGGTCTTGGCGCTCGTCGACGCAGCGTTCATCATCTGCCACGCCGATGAAGGCGAATTTGGGCGGGCCATCGTCTCGACCGAAGTGGTGAAACTCTCTGCCATCGACTCCGTGGTCTGCACCCAATCCATCGCAGACCCGGCCTCCCCGCGCCCAGACCTGGCTGAGGCGTGGCTGACTGTCATTTGGGGAGCAACTAGGCGCATCGACGTCGGTCCTGCCGCCTGCGATAACCCGACGTGCGACGCCGACCACGGCTACACCGGTGTCAATGCCGCCGACGACTACGTGGTGCGCATGAGCCGTGACGCAGATGGGATTGCGAGTATGCAGAAACTCGTCGAATTTGGAAGTCTGTTGCAGGCGGCAGTGCGGTGA